AGGCTTCCGTTGTTAAGCGCGGCGGCAAAGTTTTCCGCGCCAAGAACGGCGACGACCTTAAACAATACCTTATCGACCTTTGCAAGGCGCGCGGCGTAAAGCGCATCGTAAAATCAAAATCTATGGCCACCGAAGAAATCCATCTTAATCATTCGCTCGAAGAAGCAGGCTTGCATGTAAAGGAAACCGACCTTGGCGAATGGATTCTCTCCTTAGCCGGCCAGCGTCCTTCCCATATGGTTATGCCGGCTATCCATTTGAATAAAGAACAAATCGCCGAATATTTCTCTAAAGAAATGCATCGCGATATTCCAACCGATATCGCTTATATGGTTCAAGCAGCCAGACAGCAGCTGCGTCAAGAGTTTGTCTTGGCCGACATGGGCATTTCCGGCGCCAATTTCGGCATCGCGGAAAACGGCGCCATCGGTCTTGTCACCAACGAAGGCAATGCGCGCTTGGCAACGACCCTTCCGCCGATTCACGTCGTCATCATCGGTTATGAAAAACTGATTCCGAACATTCGCGACGCGGCTCCGATTCTGCGGACGCTGCCGCGTAACGCAACCGGCCAGTTAATGACCAGCTATATGACAATGGTTTCCGGCCCTACGCCCTACATGGTAAAAGAAGATGGTCAGTGGGTCGAAAAAGAAAAAGAACTGCATGTGATTTTATTTGATAATGGCCGCTTAAATGCTGCACACGATAAGAAATTCCAGCAAATTTATCAATGCGTCCGTTGCGCTTCCTGTCTCAACGTTTGTCCGATCTACACCATGGTCGGCGGTCATGTGTACGGTCACATTTATGCGGGCGGGATCGGTGCCATATTGACTGCCTTCCTGCACACTATGGAAGATTTCGACAAGATAAATGAACTGTGCATTGGTTGCCGCAAATGCGTTGAAATTTGTCCGGGTAAGATCGATATTCCTGGCCTGATTGAAGAACTGCGTTCACGCAACGTCGATGACAAAGGACTGCCGCTCGGAGCCAAATTGGTATTTGAAAACGTCCTCTCGAACCGTACCGTCTTCCACACCTTGCTCCGTCTGGCTGCGATCGGACAAAAACCGGTCAAGGAAGGAAAATTCATCCGCCATCTGCCTCTCTTTTTAGCCGGTTTGGCTAAAGATCGCAGCCTGCCTGCGGTTGCTGACACGCCGCTGCGTGACCGGATCGGCAAAATTAAACGCACTCCGGCTAAGCCCGTCAAGCGCGTCGCTTTCTTCGCCGGTTGCAACATTGATTTCATTTTCCCGGAAATCGGCGAATCCGCATTTAAAGTCTTACAAGACTTAAACATGGATGTAGTCTTCCCCGAAGGACAAAACTGCTGTGGCAAGCCTGTTCTCGGTATGGGCGACCGCGATACTGCCAAAAAAATCGCCCGTAAAAACATCGAAGTATTCGAAGCAGCCAATGCCGATGTGATTCTCTCCGCTTGCCCAACTTGCGCAGAAACATGGCATCAGACCTATGTCGAACTCTTCGAAGACGATCCCGCCTGGAGTCAGCGCGCTAAGGCAATCGGTCATAAAATGCGGGAATTCACCAGCTTTGTCGCTGAACAATATGCAGCGCAAAAGCGTCTGACCAAGACAACGGGCGGCACCAAGGTGACCTACCATGATTCCTGTCATATGAAACGCGGCCTTGGCATTTACGAAGAACCTCGCCAACTGTTGGATTCCGCCAAAGGCTATGAACTGGTTGAAATGCACAATTGCGATAAATGCTGCGGCATGGCTGGCGCGTTCGGCGTGAAATACACAGAACTGTCAATGCCGATTCTCAAACAAAAGATTGAAGCGATCAAAGCAAGCGGCGCCGAAGTCGTCGCCGTCGGCTGCCCCGCCTGCCTCATGCAGATCCAAGGCGGTCTCGACAAACAGGCACCATCCATCAAGATCAAACACGTTGCCGAAATATTAGCGGAAGGTTTGCCTGACAACAAATAACAATAAAAAGGGCGCTTGAGAGATTTTCTCTCAAGCGCCCTTTTTGTATAAAGAAAACCACGCTCTAGGCGTGTGGTTCCGGAAAGCTTATAGCTATAAGTAGAAAAGAAAAGCCTCCTTTGCTAGAATAAATGCAGGTTTGCCGACCGCATAAACTAACAAAGGAGGAGTATCCAAAATGGATAACAGCAGTTTAGCACACACAAAATGGAAATGCAAATACCATATAGTTTTCGCACCGAAATACAGAAGACAAATCATATATGGGAAAATAAAAAGTGATATCGGAGTTATACTGAGAAAGCTATGCGAACATAAAGGTGTTGAAATTATAGAAGCAAGTGCTTGCCCGGATCACGTTCACATGTTGGTAAGCATACCGCCGAAAATAAGCGTGTCAAGTTTTGTGGGGTATCTAAAAGGAAAGAGTTCATTAATGATATTTGATAGGCATGCGAACTTGAAATATCGATATGGCAATCGACAGTTTTGGTGTAAAGGATACTATGTAGATACAGTAGGTCGAAATAAAAAAGCAATTGAAGAGTATATCAAAAATCAGTTAAAAGACGATGTGATCGCCGAGCAACTTACTTTGAAAGAGCTAGTTGACCCGTTCACGGGTGAGCCAGCAAAAAAGTCGAAATAAGACCCCTTTAGGGGTAGACTGAAAAGGCTATGCGGTTGGCG
Above is a window of Azotosporobacter soli DNA encoding:
- the ldhH gene encoding L-lactate dehydrogenase (quinone) large subunit LdhH gives rise to the protein METNNRNIRNEIAEKLDDKVLRGALGRFAEAYPTARAKAYENVPDVDALREQVKNMKHNTVLNIEAVADQFEASVVKRGGKVFRAKNGDDLKQYLIDLCKARGVKRIVKSKSMATEEIHLNHSLEEAGLHVKETDLGEWILSLAGQRPSHMVMPAIHLNKEQIAEYFSKEMHRDIPTDIAYMVQAARQQLRQEFVLADMGISGANFGIAENGAIGLVTNEGNARLATTLPPIHVVIIGYEKLIPNIRDAAPILRTLPRNATGQLMTSYMTMVSGPTPYMVKEDGQWVEKEKELHVILFDNGRLNAAHDKKFQQIYQCVRCASCLNVCPIYTMVGGHVYGHIYAGGIGAILTAFLHTMEDFDKINELCIGCRKCVEICPGKIDIPGLIEELRSRNVDDKGLPLGAKLVFENVLSNRTVFHTLLRLAAIGQKPVKEGKFIRHLPLFLAGLAKDRSLPAVADTPLRDRIGKIKRTPAKPVKRVAFFAGCNIDFIFPEIGESAFKVLQDLNMDVVFPEGQNCCGKPVLGMGDRDTAKKIARKNIEVFEAANADVILSACPTCAETWHQTYVELFEDDPAWSQRAKAIGHKMREFTSFVAEQYAAQKRLTKTTGGTKVTYHDSCHMKRGLGIYEEPRQLLDSAKGYELVEMHNCDKCCGMAGAFGVKYTELSMPILKQKIEAIKASGAEVVAVGCPACLMQIQGGLDKQAPSIKIKHVAEILAEGLPDNK
- the tnpA gene encoding IS200/IS605 family transposase, which produces MDNSSLAHTKWKCKYHIVFAPKYRRQIIYGKIKSDIGVILRKLCEHKGVEIIEASACPDHVHMLVSIPPKISVSSFVGYLKGKSSLMIFDRHANLKYRYGNRQFWCKGYYVDTVGRNKKAIEEYIKNQLKDDVIAEQLTLKELVDPFTGEPAKKSK